The genomic window GGAGAAGAATGAACATGACGGCTGGATACAGAATATTAATCAAAGTCTTGAATTGAACGGACTCACTTAATCGATGATTTGAGATACCACCGTGAGACGAAAAACGTTGGCGAATAGTGATTCCATTAACAAACCAATCATTGACACGGTGGGCAATCGGCATCGTAAAGATGATGCCAACAAGATAAAAAATGCCATACTCCCGTAAAAACATCCACACATAATCATTGACGATTGGTTGCGTAATAAAATTAAACATACTCATCAAATAACTTCCAGCTTCCATTAAAGAACCTGAGCGGAAAATCACCCAGCCAATCATAACAACAAACATGGCATAAATATGTCTCATTCGCCGACTCAACTTCAATTCATCGAATTCGATGATTCTCTCAAACGCAATAAATATAAAATTCCATAACCCCCAAATTAAGAAGGTCCAGTTAGCACCATGCCACAAGCCTGTTACCAACCAAACAACACTCATATTTCGAATTAAAATATCTTGATTTCTCACCCGCGACCCGCCAAGCGGGAAATAGACATAGTGCTTAAACCACTCCGCCAAAGTCATATGCCAACGGCGCCAAAACTCTGAGATTGATTGTGATATATAAGGGTAATTAAAGTTTTCCGGCAACTCAAAACCAAACAACTGAGCCACTCCAATCGCCATATCAGAATAACCAGAAAAATCATAGTAAATTTGTAAAGTATAAGCAATGATACCTAGCCACGCTAATGTCAGTGACATCGTATCCATCTGGTTCAATGCAAAGATTCGATCTGTCACAATTCCCATTTGGTTAGCGATCAGCACCTTTTTACTTAAACCCGTAATAAAGCGCGTTGCACCATCCGAAAACTTTACAACATTCACCCCGCGTGTAGTCACTTGTGGTTTAAAATCAACATAACGCATAATAGGTCCCTGATTCATCTTAGGAAAGAAATTAAAGAAAAGGGCTAAATTCAATATATTTTTCTCAACTGGAGCTTCCCCTTTATACACATCCACGAGATATGAAATCCCAGAAAAGATATAAAACGAAATACCAATCGGCAAAGCCCAATGGACCACCGGCGTTAAGCCACTCGTCGCAGTATTTAAACTCCCAGAGAGAAACGGGATATACTTCATCCATACTAATATAGACACATTTACGACAACACCAAGGGTTGCGGCCATTTTTCTAAGCCGTTGATGCTTTTGCAAGGCTGAAATCAACAAGCCGCATACATAATTAAAGACAATGGTCACAATAAAAAGCAGCACATAATACGGCTCGCCCCAAGCATAAAAGACAAAGCCTAATAGAACGAGAAGGATATTTTGCATTGCTCGAGAGAAAAAGAAAAGGTGATATAAAACGATACTTAACGGCAAAAAATAAAATAAAAACTCAATACTTGAAAATGCCATTATCTTAACCTCTTTCTCTGAGTTATTTGATGTTTAAGTAGTTGGTAATTAACTGACTGATACTGTTTATACGTTCCCCACCAATACCATACAAGCCCTCCAAAGAGGAATGCGATTGATCCAATCACAATACTTAACATGGGTGAGATATCGACCAGTTTCATAAACCACTCACTGCTGTATGATTCGACTTCACTCGGCTGAGGCACCCAGACTTCAGCGGTCCTTGGATGCATTGGAGTCAACTGAATGGTTTGACGCACTGATGTACCGGTCGTCGGTTCTTGAGCATATATAACTATTGAGTTAAGCATCGCTTCACTCGAAGAAACCTCTAACTTTCCAGCTGGGCTGATACTTATACCGTCATATTCCTCAGCCAGATAGAACATTATTGGCTCCGCCTCTAGCTCTGCCTCTTCAATGGTCGCATCATAAAAAGTCATGACAGCACCCGTATTAGGAATCGTTATCGCTTCTTCCCCTGAGATAGACAGCTGCTGGAGTGTATCACCATAACCTTCCACACTATCCTCCAATAGATGAATATCCCCCATCTCAAAACTTAAGACATCTGACTCTGAAGGAACGTAGAAAGTAACACCTATCGTCTCTACTTCTGTAAAAGGATTCCTCCCAGAATCGCTAAACGCGCTTAAAGGCAAATAAAACTCACCTGAAAAACCCGTTGGAATTCCAAAGCCACCATCTTCATAATAAACAACTTCCAAATCATCTTGATTCTCCGCTTGCAACCAAGCACTTTTACCAAGATCAATTTCATATTGTTGACTGCCTGTAGAATTTAAAACAACGCTAATATATAGAAGTTGATGGCTTGTATTTTTAATATAAAATCTGACACCATCATAATCCTCAATGTCACGTTCAGTATAATCATACATAAACAATGTATTCCAATCCGTTTGACTCGCTTCATCAGGCGAAACACTCATGTCAATATGTCCATTTTCTAAATCAGTCTTATTCAATACGACGCCATCATCCCATTGAGCCGCTCTTTGAATATCAATGATCCCTTGGTTAACGTCACTGGTTCCAACAAGAACACGCTCTTCTGTCTCATTATCTTCTTCACTTTGAGCCACGGCCCTAACAGAAGTGAAACTTAGCAGGCACATCATACATATTAAATAACAAAGTCCGCCCCTTAAAACCCAGTTCGACTTATACATCTCATTTACCTTCCATCCCTAATTTCTTAGCCCATTGCTGCATTATTAGATAGACTATAAATAAGAGTGCTCAATATAGTCTTTTACTTCTGATTCCAACTCAAAACTCTCTTCTCGGTTCTCTTCATAGAAGCGAATCCAAGACGCCAGTAACGTTCGGAACAGTTCATGACTAACCAATTTTTCATAATTGGTCACTTCATATGCAATTGAATCACGTGTCGCTAAACTTTCAACTCGCTCGCATTCAATATCAAACCCACCTTCATGAAGAACCAAATGGTTTGGTGGCTCTTGATTGCTATCAAACCAAATCGTAATGAATTGGTAATTAAAGTCACGCAACGTCACATAATAACCTTGATCAGTTCGAACGAGCTGATGTAAACTTACCCGAGGTAATTTCCGGCTAAACATCGTTTTTTTACTTAATCGTGACTGTAAGTTGGTTATCCAATCTTGCGTGCTACTATAATTGTCCACCATATATTTAGGTAGTGAATGTTCACGATCATAGATAATTTGTAAGAATTCTTGCTTGTCGTCTAAGGTTTTAGGCGTAATGATTAAACCATAACGCCACACATCTCGACCTTCTACATTCGTCTGGAATACATTCGCAAGCGTCCCAGTAAATTTAGCATAGTAATATGGTGTAATTAACTCAATATCGATTACCTCATTTGGCGGTAACCATTCAGGAAACGGTAATTGTACAGATAAACCACCTTCAGAAATATCATAAGTCGTTGTTCTAATAATCCGTTGATTGAATCGAATGACACAATCTATCTCTGCCAAGAATCGTTCATGTTGACGATGGGCTTTACGACCCGTCATAAAGAAAATTGACATCGTCAAATTATATAAATTCACACATAGCCAGAATATAATAATAATATAAGCAGGTGTTTCAGTCACAAATGTCTGTCTGACACTCACTAAAATACCTAAAACACTCAACAGTGCAAAAATTAAATGCGGTAAGGCAACTTTGAATTTGTATCCCCAATCATCTCCCTCTAATTTCTGTCCACTATCTTTACGAGTCACTTTAAACTGTGTTTGAGTGACTCCAAACATCTCAAGAATGACTGCGGGTAATAAGACTGGAAAAAGAATCATGTCATAAATATTCGTCAAACGTGTGTTACGAATGTTGTCAGATAATTTCTTTAACGTATAGTTATTGAATAAATACATCGGTAACCAAAAAATCAATACTTCAATGAATGATGTTCGCACGACAATGACATTCATCAAAGCATACAACAATGGAGCAGCCACATACGATAACTGCTTAATAGGCCCCAACCAATAGGTAATCGATGTAAAATAACTCACTTTTTGTGCCAGATTTAATCCTTCAACCTTGAATAAATTGACTTTCCGACCGGTTTGGATACACCCACGCGCCCAACGACGCCTTTGGTTGATTAAACTCTTTAAATCTTCTGGAGCCATTCCAACAGCTAACGCTTCATCAATGGCGTAACATTGATACCCTTTACTTTGAATCATCATTCCAGTAGCAAAATCCTCAGTGATAACCCCAACAAAAAAACCGCCAGCATCCTCTAATGCTTTACGAGAAAGAATGGTATTCGTCCCACCATAAATCACAGAATTACTGCGATTTCGCATGACTTGAACATCACGGTAGAAATAATCTTGTTCACTCGGTGTCCGTTTCTCAGAATAAAGATTGTATTGGAACAAATCTGGATTATAAAAAGTTTGAGGCGTTTGGATAAATCCGATCGACTCATCCCGAACAAAATACGGAATAGTATGGAGTAAAAAGTGTCTTCTAGGAATCATATCGGCATCAAAAGTGACAATATAAGGCGAATTTGTTACGCTCATCGCATGATTCAAATTCCCTGCCTTGGCATGGCGATGCGTATCACGAACTAAATGGGTCACACCCAATTCCCGGGCCAATACACCCATCTCTTCACGATTTCCATCATCACATAAATAGATATGGACCTTACTCTTATCAGGATACTCCATATTCAAGCACCCATTAATCGTCTTAAATAATAACTCAGCCGGCTCATTATAAGTTGAGATAAAAATATCGACGTGAGGATACTCTTCCGATTCAATCTCAGGTACTTCTTCTAGTTCTAAAGGATCAGACAATTGGTGGAAATGGACGATCATTTCAAAAAAGCCCATACCTTCGACAGCCAGTAATATTAAACCACACACGATCGAAAGCCAGCCATATTCAAACGGTAACGTTCGAACAGTTCGCCAAATAATATACACGGTGGAAGACATTATCGTAAGCGCAACCAATAATCTACGTTTTGAATTCATTAGAAACTTTCCCTTCCTATTACTTTTTTATTGAATCTTACTCATAACCATACTAATATAGTGAATAAAGTATACTTTATTCATCAAATAAACACAATATGATAATGCATTAATAATCGCGTTTAACCTTATACTAACAACAATAATAAGTACTTTGTATATGAATTACATAAATGAACTCAATGTATATTGCTACCCCATTATATATACGATATTTAACTCATTATCCCAGCTGATCCTATTTCATTACTATTACCAACTCTTTTTTAAAAAAACACCCGAAATACACGTTAATGCAGTGGAAATATTTACACTTTTTTTACCCAAAATTGTTAGGAGTGGAGGAGTACAAATGACTGAAACCATGCATTGAGATGCCTTGATTCTTTTATTATCCTCAACCAAACATGGTTATCAAAACGCTTTGATACAATTTAACATTTAATAGTATAATTCCATAGCTATCTCCCCTCTGCTAACGTATTATTAAGTTATAATAAATTACAAGAACTTGGAGGATTTACTTATGAGAAATGCTAAAGTAACGATCAACTTTTCTGGTCACATAGAACTTGAATTAGAGAATACAGCGGGATTAGTGAATGACGAAATTAAAGACAGAGCAATGGAAATTCTTGCCACTGATTTAGATTTACTAACTGAAGCCTCGGAGTTCAGTTTTCAAATTGATAGATATTAGTTATTCCTAATACATATTTTTTATCATAATAAATACATAAAATTTCATCTATAACAATATTATTATGATATACTATATGACATATAAGGAGGATATAGTATGAATTATAAAGAAAATGCTATTTTACTAAAATCTATCAGTCATCCTGTTAGACTTTCCCTTGTGAAATTACTTTCGGATTGTGAAGAGATGTGTGTAAGTGGAATTCAAAATACATTGAACTTACCTCAAACAACCGTTTCACAACAGCTGATGAAACTAAAACAAGTTAATGCTGTATCAACTCGCCGTGATGGTACGAAGATATACTATAAACTTATTGATCATCGAATCAAAAAAATTGTTGAGATATTATAATATCTAATCACTGCAAGAATTCCTTAAGCCTTCTAATTGTGTTATTATGAACTCAAGTTCACTCACAATTCAACTAAACTTTGGAGGCTATTATGACAAAATTTATCATTACAACTGAAAGTGGTTCAGATCTACCCCAAGATATTGCTGACCGCTATAATATACACATTATTCCAATGCACGTAACCATGGGGGATAAGACGCGCCCTGATGGTAGCTTTCCAGTCGAAGAAGTCTTTGATTTCTATGATAAGACGGGCACTTTACCAAAAACAGCTGGCACAACGCCCGATGATAATGCGAATGCCTTTCGTCAAATTAGGGACGCAAACCCAGATGCACAGATTATTCATATTGCTTACTCTGCAGTAACAACTGTTTCTTTCAATGCCGCAAGAATTGCAGCGGAAGAATTTGATAACATTCATCTTGTCGATAGTAAGAATGTGTCAATTGGACAAACTGCTATTTTGAAAGCAACGGCCGAATATATTGAAAACAACCCAGATACAACTCCTGAAGATATTATTGCTTTTGTTGAAAATATCCGTGAACGTACACGCTTTATCTTTCTGCCTCAGACGCTTCTATACCTTAAAGCAGGTGGACGTGTATCTAACTTAGCTTTTCATGGCGCTACCTTATTGAATATCCATCCAACGATTGTTTTGGATAATGGTTACTTAGTTTCAGGGAAGAAATACCGTGGAAACTTTGACCGCTGTATTAAGAAAACGATCACTGACTTCTTTAATAACTACAACATTGATCCGTCCACTGTTCTAATCGGTGGTTCACCCGGTGTTGATGCTGAACACAAAGAATTGGCTTATGATCTATTAAAGAATCATGGAGCAACAACGAATCGATGGCATGAAACAGGTGCTGTTATCTCCAGTCATGGTGGCCCTGGTGCAATTGGACTAGTAGGCATTGAAAAAGAATGATAGTCAAACACCCGAAACTTCACTTTATTGTGAAGTTTTTTTGTATAAAAGCTAAGTTAATATCTACATTTTTAGGCCATGGGAACGACAGTGTAGCAGAGGTTTTTAGTTGGTATTAGTGAGTCAACAAAATTCTATGAAAAAAATCACCCACTTAGAGAAGTAGGTGAGATTCTTTGAGTATTCAATTATAAGTCAACTGCCTTAGCCCAGTAGTAGCCTTGTTGCCAATGTATACCTTGATTAAAAAGCTCTTTAGAGACTTCTCTATCTTCAATTCCTTCAACAACTAAACGAATGTGGTACTTACAGGCTAACTGCTGCCAGGCAATTAAAAATTGACGTAATATTTTCATATCCGTTTGTTTAAATGCTTGTAACGAAAACTTCAAACAAGTAATCGCTTCGATATTTCTTGAAATAAGTTCCAAAGTGTTTTGTCCAGATCCTATATCATCAAAACAAATCTTGTAGCCTAGTGATCTAATTTGACTAGTATAGCGCTCCATATAATATTGAATACTTGTTTGGGATGCCTCAGTGACAATTGGTTTCTCAGTGAGTTCAATATTTATTTGCTTGGAAAATTTCTTTAGTCGGATTAAAAAATTCCAGGTTGACTGATGAAAAAATTGTTGGGGATGAATATTAAAATTAAACGTATATGTTGGATATTTTTGACAAAAATAAATTAACTCTTCTTCATACCAATCCAGTAATTCCTTGTTTTTTTCTTCGAATAATATAAACTCATCCATCATATCCATTGGATAACGGTGAGTTTTTTTTGAACGCAATAGTACTTCAAACTCAGACATTTCTTGTTTATCATCAGATATAATATGCATAATCGGCTGAAATACAAGGTATAACTCATTCTTTAACGGCTGGGTTCGATTTTCCAACGTCTTGCCCCCTTAAAGTTTTTTGTGCTGTACAATTATAGTATACTATAATTGTAATTACAATATAAATACAACAATAACAATTTACTCTTAATAATGTTCGTAGCTATCTTATCCAATAATAATTTGATCTTTTCCATTTAATTTCGCAACATAGAGCGCTTGATCCGCTCGATCGAATGTTGATAATAAAGGCTCTTCATGCCATTGATATGCTATGCCTATAGAAACTGTGGCGGTCAACTTTTCACCGTTTTCAAGAATAATCTGTATGGCTTGAACTTCTTTTTGCACCTGCGTGGCGATTTTATACGCTTCTTTTCCATCATCTTCGGTTTCAATAATTGTGACGAACTCTTCCCCACCATAGCGATAAAATCGAGAGTCATTCTCTGAGATTTTCTCCAACCTCTTACTGACTTCAAGGATGACTTTATCCCCAATTAAATGCCCATAATAATCATTGTACTGCTTGAAGTTATCAATATCTAAAACAACTAAAGAGTAACGGCGGCGATGTTTAGATAATTGTTCCAAGTCTTGATGTAGCTTCCTAGAATTATATAAGTTCGTTAACCCATCAATGACGGAAAGATTAGACAAGCGTTCTAAATCACGCATCACCCCATTGACGATTAACATGAGTAACGTCCCAATGGCAATAACAATCGAATACAAAATAACAGAATGTCTTACCCCTCCCACAGTATAAAAAATGATAGGCAAAGTAAGAAACATAAAATAGTACCCTATCGTCAATAACTGGCCTCTACCTTTGAAGTGTTTTTTCGACCATTCAAATATTGGAACAATTGTTAGAACAAAAATTACTGAAACCACCATGTTCAATGAAGAACTTAGCGCTCCTTGAAAGAAAAAACGGGATAAAGCTACAATCATAATAGTCGGCAGCGTTACTTTAGGACCAAGATACTTCATAGAAAACGCAAATAAAATGGATCGAAAATCAAAGCGTGTTTCTAGAACCGGAAATGAATTGACAATCAAGCTAATCCCCATCAAGGATTCTAAAGTAATAAATTGAATCACTTGCTTAAATGTAAATCGCTTGGATTCGGTGAACCCAATCCCCAGTTTCCAAACAAAATAAACATTCAGTAAAATAATTCCAATGTTCGCAAGTAAACTCTTAACCATGTATTTTAACCCTCACTTTAATCTGTTGCTATTAACCTCTAACATTCATGACTTTTTTACTAAGTTCTCTTTTATTAATATACACTACACGCTTATTGAATAGCTAATTATATTTTTACTTAGATTTTAATAAAAATTTCCTGCCAAAAAATCCCCTTACTCTATAATTCCACCATTGGATTATAAAAAGTAAAGGGAAGTGATTTATTTTTCCTTAAAATTATTCTCAACAATTTCTTGCAACTCTTCAACATAAAATTCATCAATCACAATCTTATCGCCTTCATTAATGACTACTTGGTCATCAATAAAGTCATATAAGAACTGGTTGACATCGTTTATAAATGCATTCAATAATAAACCGTTTTGACGACAATAATTAGCAGCATCGCTCGCGTCAATAGAGGTCTCAGCAACCAGACGACGGATAAATTCAGTATACAAGCTGTTTTCGTCTGTTGATTCAGTCATTACTTCAACTATTTCCGAAACAACTTCCATAGCTTCCTCATCCGAATCCTCTTCTTCTCCAACAAACTCACCAATTAGGTCCACAATTGTTGTTAGATCAGCTTGCGAATCGGTGATTTTTTCTCGATTCAACCGGATGACTTTTGGTTGTAGCTTATTCTCTTCTTCAAGTATCAACCTATTAGCAGTCATAATCTCCTCATACACATCTTTACGAAAGCGTCGACGAATATTATCTTCATCGCCTTCAATCTTGATCGCACGTATTTTATGTTTTTGTCTAATCGTATTTTCCGCTAGTTTCAAAAGCGATGTGATAAAGCGGTGGTATTTATTTTCAGAAGAAGGGTTCAGTGGACGTTTCACAATTCTTGCGATGAATCGATTACGCTTCTCGCTTTTTGTTGGCCCATCCACCCACTTATTTGACGTAATAATCTTCCAATAACTTAAGTAAAGGGCAATGATATCTCCTTTATACTCACCCGTCCAAGGTTTGGTCGAACGAGGTGTGGTTGATTGCATAATATTCACTTGAGCCTCTGTCATCTTATGCTGCTTGCGGTACTCACCGTCCATATCCCACCAAACTTGCTCCGTCCCGTATTGAGTCAGGCCAAATATTGCTTGAAATTCTGGGCTAGCGGGTGGTAATTTAGCTAGAAATGTTTCAATAACTCCAATAATAACATTCACATCATCTTTACCAAAAGCTTGTTCCAGTAAGTATGTGTCATAACTTGAATATGTTTCGTAACTTGGTCGGTAATGATGAATAATCTGAGTTCGAAGATGCTTGAATAAAGCTTGAAAAAGATAATTATTATCAAATGTATAACCCGTTGAACGACGCATAAACTTTCTCAAGTTCGCTTGTTTATTTTTAAAATGTTGTTCTAAAGCATCCATAACGTTCAAATAAAAAGTAGTCGTAAGTTCTTGAAATTCACCAGAATTTACCATCTCATCGTAATACCGATCTACCTCAACAAACTGTAACCAATCGATTTCTTTATCAATTGGTTTCGCAAATTGAATCTTTTCCGGCACTTCATCCGTGACATCAATAATATCTTCTATATTATTACTCTTCCAATTTTTAATCGATTCATAGCTAATGAATTTCATAGAACACCTACCTTTCAACCATTCGCCTTTTAAGTAC from Aerococcaceae bacterium DSM 111021 includes these protein-coding regions:
- a CDS encoding glycosyltransferase, with translation MNSKRRLLVALTIMSSTVYIIWRTVRTLPFEYGWLSIVCGLILLAVEGMGFFEMIVHFHQLSDPLELEEVPEIESEEYPHVDIFISTYNEPAELLFKTINGCLNMEYPDKSKVHIYLCDDGNREEMGVLARELGVTHLVRDTHRHAKAGNLNHAMSVTNSPYIVTFDADMIPRRHFLLHTIPYFVRDESIGFIQTPQTFYNPDLFQYNLYSEKRTPSEQDYFYRDVQVMRNRSNSVIYGGTNTILSRKALEDAGGFFVGVITEDFATGMMIQSKGYQCYAIDEALAVGMAPEDLKSLINQRRRWARGCIQTGRKVNLFKVEGLNLAQKVSYFTSITYWLGPIKQLSYVAAPLLYALMNVIVVRTSFIEVLIFWLPMYLFNNYTLKKLSDNIRNTRLTNIYDMILFPVLLPAVILEMFGVTQTQFKVTRKDSGQKLEGDDWGYKFKVALPHLIFALLSVLGILVSVRQTFVTETPAYIIIIFWLCVNLYNLTMSIFFMTGRKAHRQHERFLAEIDCVIRFNQRIIRTTTYDISEGGLSVQLPFPEWLPPNEVIDIELITPYYYAKFTGTLANVFQTNVEGRDVWRYGLIITPKTLDDKQEFLQIIYDREHSLPKYMVDNYSSTQDWITNLQSRLSKKTMFSRKLPRVSLHQLVRTDQGYYVTLRDFNYQFITIWFDSNQEPPNHLVLHEGGFDIECERVESLATRDSIAYEVTNYEKLVSHELFRTLLASWIRFYEENREESFELESEVKDYIEHSYL
- a CDS encoding EAL domain-containing protein — protein: MENRTQPLKNELYLVFQPIMHIISDDKQEMSEFEVLLRSKKTHRYPMDMMDEFILFEEKNKELLDWYEEELIYFCQKYPTYTFNFNIHPQQFFHQSTWNFLIRLKKFSKQINIELTEKPIVTEASQTSIQYYMERYTSQIRSLGYKICFDDIGSGQNTLELISRNIEAITCLKFSLQAFKQTDMKILRQFLIAWQQLACKYHIRLVVEGIEDREVSKELFNQGIHWQQGYYWAKAVDL
- a CDS encoding diguanylate cyclase; protein product: MVKSLLANIGIILLNVYFVWKLGIGFTESKRFTFKQVIQFITLESLMGISLIVNSFPVLETRFDFRSILFAFSMKYLGPKVTLPTIMIVALSRFFFQGALSSSLNMVVSVIFVLTIVPIFEWSKKHFKGRGQLLTIGYYFMFLTLPIIFYTVGGVRHSVILYSIVIAIGTLLMLIVNGVMRDLERLSNLSVIDGLTNLYNSRKLHQDLEQLSKHRRRYSLVVLDIDNFKQYNDYYGHLIGDKVILEVSKRLEKISENDSRFYRYGGEEFVTIIETEDDGKEAYKIATQVQKEVQAIQIILENGEKLTATVSIGIAYQWHEEPLLSTFDRADQALYVAKLNGKDQIIIG
- a CDS encoding helix-turn-helix transcriptional regulator, translated to MNYKENAILLKSISHPVRLSLVKLLSDCEEMCVSGIQNTLNLPQTTVSQQLMKLKQVNAVSTRRDGTKIYYKLIDHRIKKIVEIL
- a CDS encoding DegV family protein, with protein sequence MTKFIITTESGSDLPQDIADRYNIHIIPMHVTMGDKTRPDGSFPVEEVFDFYDKTGTLPKTAGTTPDDNANAFRQIRDANPDAQIIHIAYSAVTTVSFNAARIAAEEFDNIHLVDSKNVSIGQTAILKATAEYIENNPDTTPEDIIAFVENIRERTRFIFLPQTLLYLKAGGRVSNLAFHGATLLNIHPTIVLDNGYLVSGKKYRGNFDRCIKKTITDFFNNYNIDPSTVLIGGSPGVDAEHKELAYDLLKNHGATTNRWHETGAVISSHGGPGAIGLVGIEKE
- a CDS encoding MBOAT family protein: MAFSSIEFLFYFLPLSIVLYHLFFFSRAMQNILLVLLGFVFYAWGEPYYVLLFIVTIVFNYVCGLLISALQKHQRLRKMAATLGVVVNVSILVWMKYIPFLSGSLNTATSGLTPVVHWALPIGISFYIFSGISYLVDVYKGEAPVEKNILNLALFFNFFPKMNQGPIMRYVDFKPQVTTRGVNVVKFSDGATRFITGLSKKVLIANQMGIVTDRIFALNQMDTMSLTLAWLGIIAYTLQIYYDFSGYSDMAIGVAQLFGFELPENFNYPYISQSISEFWRRWHMTLAEWFKHYVYFPLGGSRVRNQDILIRNMSVVWLVTGLWHGANWTFLIWGLWNFIFIAFERIIEFDELKLSRRMRHIYAMFVVMIGWVIFRSGSLMEAGSYLMSMFNFITQPIVNDYVWMFLREYGIFYLVGIIFTMPIAHRVNDWFVNGITIRQRFSSHGGISNHRLSESVQFKTLINILYPAVMFILLLVSVSYLVKGTYNSFIYFQF